A single genomic interval of Adhaeribacter pallidiroseus harbors:
- a CDS encoding helix-turn-helix domain-containing protein, with translation MANITSLQDFYREMGFVNDIELKHLLPDGLEKEIGHFNVFNIASLRQKVKETKLMPYNRRIYYKISLIKGHNRAEYADKVIDIRDNALLFASPKVPYNYLPQDEQQAGFFCIFTPEFLAASSTSILLDELPIFKPGGYPIFQLNAGQIKELEYIYEKMFRELASDYAFKYDLLRNYVLELIHFGQKLQPDIATYTLHNATARIAGLFVELLERQFPITSPGQQLELRTAKAYAERLAVHVNHLNKVLKENTGKTTTDVIGSRLVQEAKILLKQTDWNVSEIAYSLGFEEVAHFSNFFKKQAGLSPLAFRS, from the coding sequence ATGGCTAATATAACTTCGCTGCAGGATTTTTACCGGGAGATGGGTTTTGTAAACGACATTGAACTCAAGCATTTATTACCCGATGGCCTGGAGAAAGAAATCGGACATTTTAATGTTTTTAATATTGCCAGCCTGCGGCAGAAGGTAAAAGAAACCAAACTCATGCCTTATAACCGACGCATCTATTATAAAATAAGTTTAATAAAAGGACACAACCGCGCTGAATACGCCGATAAGGTAATTGATATTAGAGATAATGCCTTATTGTTCGCCTCTCCTAAAGTACCTTATAACTACCTGCCGCAAGATGAGCAGCAAGCGGGTTTCTTCTGCATTTTTACGCCCGAATTTTTAGCCGCTTCCAGTACTAGTATTTTACTGGATGAGTTGCCAATTTTTAAACCAGGCGGTTACCCTATCTTCCAGTTAAATGCCGGCCAGATTAAAGAGTTGGAATATATTTACGAGAAAATGTTCCGGGAATTAGCCTCCGATTATGCCTTTAAATACGATTTATTGCGCAATTACGTGTTAGAGTTAATCCATTTTGGCCAAAAATTGCAGCCGGATATTGCCACTTACACCTTGCATAATGCCACGGCCCGCATTGCCGGCTTGTTTGTAGAACTGCTGGAGCGCCAGTTTCCGATTACCTCGCCGGGGCAGCAATTAGAACTGCGAACTGCCAAAGCCTACGCCGAACGGTTAGCCGTGCACGTAAACCATCTCAACAAAGTTTTAAAAGAAAACACCGGAAAAACCACTACCGATGTTATTGGCAGTCGCCTGGTGCAGGAAGCCAAAATTTTGCTCAAACAAACCGACTGGAATGTGTCGGAAATTGCGTATTCCTTAGGCTTTGAAGAAGTGGCCCATTTTTCTAACTTTTTTAAAAAACAAGCGGGTTTGTCGCCCTTAGCTTTTCGTTCTTGA
- a CDS encoding SDR family NAD(P)-dependent oxidoreductase, translating into MTTNNKIALVTGGSRGLGKNMALSLAKKGIDVVLTYHRNQPEAEKVVAEIQTLGQKAYAFQLDAGNITSLDGFFEKVTAHLQAQNGTSNFDFLINNAGTALYANFAETTEEQFDTALNIHYKGVFFLTQKALPFLNDGGRIINISSGLARFSNPGSSAYGSMKGAVEVLTRYLAKELGSRGIAANVVAPGAIATDFGGGRVRDNKDMNAHIASLTALGRVGLPDDIGGVVAFLCTEEARWINGQRIEVSGGVNL; encoded by the coding sequence ATGACTACCAATAACAAAATCGCACTAGTAACCGGCGGGAGCCGGGGGCTAGGCAAAAACATGGCTCTTAGCTTAGCTAAAAAAGGGATAGACGTGGTGCTTACCTACCACCGCAACCAGCCGGAAGCCGAAAAAGTAGTGGCAGAAATACAAACCCTGGGGCAAAAAGCCTATGCGTTTCAATTAGATGCCGGCAATATTACATCCTTAGACGGCTTTTTTGAAAAGGTAACTGCCCATTTACAAGCACAAAACGGTACTTCCAACTTTGATTTTTTAATCAACAATGCCGGCACAGCCCTCTACGCCAATTTTGCCGAAACCACCGAAGAGCAGTTTGATACGGCCTTGAATATCCACTACAAAGGCGTGTTTTTCTTAACGCAAAAAGCTTTGCCTTTTTTAAACGATGGCGGACGCATCATCAATATTTCCTCCGGATTGGCGCGTTTTTCTAATCCGGGTTCTTCGGCCTATGGTTCCATGAAAGGTGCTGTGGAAGTACTTACCCGGTATTTGGCCAAAGAACTAGGCTCGCGCGGCATAGCGGCTAATGTAGTAGCGCCCGGGGCCATTGCAACAGACTTTGGCGGCGGCCGGGTGCGCGATAATAAAGACATGAACGCGCACATTGCGAGCCTCACGGCGCTGGGTCGGGTAGGTTTGCCCGATGACATTGGCGGGGTGGTTGCCTTTTTATGCACCGAAGAAGCCCGCTGGATTAATGGCCAACGGATTGAAGTTTCCGGCGGCGTGAACTTGTAA
- a CDS encoding NmrA family NAD(P)-binding protein: MKIVVTGSLGHISQPLTQELVQKGHTVTVISSNPEKQTEIKALGATAAIGSLEDVVFLTATFTGADAGYTMVPPNNYFDPNLDLIAYYHQLGQNYAQAIRESGVKHVVNLSSIGAHLAKGNGILRGAHGVEQILNKLPADVTITHLRPTSFYYNLYGYLDLIKNQNLIAANYGAGDIIPWVSPVDIAAAAAEELVNSQSGRKVRYVSSQELSGSETAQILGAAIGKPDLQWIVTSDEQTLAGLTAIGMNPAIAAGLVEMYAGLHSGLLAEDYYRNRPAQMGKVKLTDFAREFAAAFQQK; encoded by the coding sequence ATGAAAATTGTAGTTACCGGCTCGTTGGGCCACATCAGCCAGCCACTCACCCAAGAGTTAGTGCAAAAAGGCCATACGGTTACCGTGATCAGCAGCAATCCGGAAAAACAAACCGAAATTAAAGCTTTAGGAGCCACCGCGGCCATTGGCTCTTTAGAAGATGTTGTTTTTTTAACGGCCACTTTTACCGGGGCCGATGCCGGGTATACCATGGTGCCGCCCAACAATTACTTCGATCCTAACCTGGACCTGATTGCGTATTACCACCAGCTTGGCCAGAATTACGCCCAAGCCATCCGGGAATCAGGTGTAAAGCATGTCGTAAATTTGAGTAGCATTGGCGCCCATTTAGCAAAAGGCAACGGTATCTTGCGGGGCGCGCATGGCGTAGAGCAAATATTAAACAAACTGCCCGCAGACGTAACCATAACGCATCTGCGCCCCACTTCCTTCTATTATAATTTATACGGCTACCTCGACCTGATTAAAAACCAAAATCTGATCGCGGCTAACTACGGCGCCGGCGACATTATTCCCTGGGTTTCGCCGGTAGATATTGCCGCCGCCGCCGCTGAAGAATTGGTAAACTCCCAGAGTGGCAGAAAAGTACGTTACGTCTCCAGCCAGGAATTAAGCGGATCCGAAACCGCTCAAATATTAGGTGCCGCCATCGGCAAACCAGATTTGCAATGGATTGTAACTTCCGACGAACAAACGTTGGCTGGCTTAACTGCCATTGGCATGAATCCGGCAATTGCGGCCGGACTGGTAGAAATGTACGCCGGCCTGCACAGTGGTTTATTAGCCGAAGATTATTACCGTAACCGGCCCGCCCAAATGGGTAAAGTAAAACTAACTGATTTTGCCCGGGAATTTGCAGCCGCCTTTCAGCAAAAGTAA
- a CDS encoding helix-turn-helix domain-containing protein produces the protein MATTLQPLRFKTISEYHQRMRLPKPEHPLISVINMETMPIFAGQGPQNLVLDFYSIALKRNFNIKFKYGQQEYDFDEGIMFFIAPGQVYGIEANPHQEVKRSGWMLLIHPDFLWNTPLAKTIKQYEYFDYAVNEALFLSEKEEHTLTNLLQNIAQEYHSNIDKFSQNVIIAQLELLLTYGERFYHRQFLTRKITNHQILNRVEELLHEYFNSEDLTEKGLPTVHYIADKLNISPTYLSNLLKVLTGQSTQQHIHDKLIEKAKEKLSTTALSVSEIAFTLGFEHSQSFSKLFRSKTNLSPLEFRQSFN, from the coding sequence ATGGCCACAACCTTGCAACCTCTCCGCTTTAAAACCATTAGCGAATACCACCAGCGCATGAGGCTTCCCAAGCCGGAACACCCTTTAATTAGTGTGATCAATATGGAAACGATGCCCATTTTTGCCGGTCAGGGGCCGCAGAATCTGGTTTTAGACTTTTATTCCATTGCCCTGAAACGCAATTTTAACATTAAGTTTAAATACGGACAGCAAGAATATGATTTCGACGAAGGCATTATGTTTTTTATCGCGCCGGGGCAAGTATATGGCATTGAAGCAAATCCGCATCAAGAAGTAAAACGGTCGGGGTGGATGTTGCTCATTCATCCCGACTTTTTATGGAATACGCCTTTAGCCAAAACCATTAAGCAATACGAGTACTTCGACTACGCGGTAAATGAAGCCTTATTTCTGTCGGAGAAAGAAGAACACACCCTTACGAACCTCCTGCAAAACATTGCCCAGGAATACCATTCTAATATCGATAAGTTCAGCCAGAACGTAATTATTGCCCAGCTAGAATTACTGCTCACGTACGGCGAACGGTTTTACCACCGCCAGTTTCTCACCCGCAAAATCACCAATCACCAAATCCTAAACCGGGTGGAAGAACTTTTGCATGAATATTTTAACAGCGAAGACTTAACCGAAAAAGGTTTACCCACCGTGCATTATATTGCCGATAAACTAAATATATCGCCTACTTATTTAAGCAATTTACTCAAGGTTTTAACCGGCCAAAGCACCCAGCAACACATCCACGATAAACTCATCGAAAAAGCGAAAGAAAAACTATCCACCACGGCTTTATCCGTCAGCGAAATTGCTTTTACCCTGGGCTTCGAACATTCGCAATCCTTTAGCAAATTATTCCGCAGCAAAACCAACCTTTCCCCGCTAGAATTTCGCCAATCGTTTAATTAG
- a CDS encoding GntR family transcriptional regulator: MIEFKLDPKSGSPFYRQIIDQIKYGIAAGNLKTGEQLPTVRSLAVDLKVNLNTVAKAYKELEIQNVLATQQGTGTFISNLKIEIPTAEKQNKLQEICSEFASIAFSYGFSVDDIIQQLQKLKIR, translated from the coding sequence ATGATCGAGTTTAAACTAGACCCTAAATCTGGTTCGCCCTTTTACCGGCAGATTATCGACCAGATTAAGTATGGCATTGCGGCCGGTAACCTGAAAACGGGCGAACAACTCCCGACGGTCCGGTCGTTGGCCGTAGATTTAAAAGTAAACCTGAACACCGTAGCCAAGGCTTACAAAGAACTGGAAATCCAGAATGTATTAGCTACCCAACAAGGTACCGGTACCTTTATCAGTAACCTTAAAATTGAAATACCTACCGCGGAAAAACAGAACAAACTCCAGGAAATTTGCAGTGAGTTCGCTTCCATTGCCTTTAGCTACGGCTTTTCGGTAGACGACATCATTCAGCAACTTCAAAAATTAAAAATCCGATGA
- a CDS encoding slipin family protein — protein sequence MKTNTDRWWNPISATVLIVLLAISFALLYFQIIHPVGFGALVLLSLLAARAINIANQWEKAVVLRMGKYQGLKGPGIFFIIPIIDKIDTYIDQRVRVTDFKAEQTLTKDTVPVNVDAVVYWTVWDVEKAALEVQEYETAIYYIAQTGLRDMIGKHELADLLQERDKVAEDLQQIMDHHTNAWGITCQNVGIKDIVIPQTLADAMSKEAQAERERRARVILGTAETEIAFKFAEASEQYRNNPVALHLRGMNMLFEGLKEKGSMVIVPSSALDSMNLGAMGGLVSLAKANDLEKTT from the coding sequence ATGAAAACCAATACCGATAGATGGTGGAATCCGATTTCCGCCACTGTATTAATTGTTTTATTAGCCATTTCTTTTGCACTCTTATATTTTCAAATTATCCACCCGGTTGGGTTTGGGGCTCTGGTGCTGCTTTCTTTATTGGCGGCGCGGGCCATTAACATTGCCAACCAATGGGAAAAAGCCGTGGTGCTCCGGATGGGGAAATACCAGGGTTTAAAAGGTCCTGGTATCTTTTTTATCATTCCCATTATCGACAAAATTGATACTTACATCGACCAGCGCGTGCGGGTAACGGATTTTAAAGCCGAGCAAACCTTAACCAAAGATACGGTGCCGGTAAACGTAGACGCCGTAGTTTACTGGACCGTGTGGGACGTGGAGAAAGCCGCCCTGGAAGTGCAGGAATACGAAACCGCCATCTACTACATTGCCCAAACCGGCTTACGCGACATGATCGGGAAACACGAACTGGCCGACCTGTTGCAGGAACGCGATAAAGTAGCCGAAGATTTACAACAGATCATGGATCACCACACCAATGCCTGGGGCATTACCTGCCAGAACGTGGGCATTAAAGACATTGTTATTCCGCAAACCCTAGCCGACGCCATGAGCAAGGAAGCCCAAGCCGAGCGGGAACGACGCGCCCGGGTAATCCTGGGAACCGCCGAAACCGAGATTGCTTTTAAGTTTGCCGAAGCCAGCGAACAATACCGCAACAACCCGGTAGCTTTGCACCTGCGGGGCATGAACATGCTGTTCGAAGGTTTGAAAGAAAAAGGCTCGATGGTAATTGTGCCCAGTTCCGCCCTAGATTCCATGAATTTAGGTGCGATGGGTGGTTTAGTGTCTCTGGCCAAAGCCAACGATCTGGAAAAAACAACTTAA
- a CDS encoding RraA family protein produces the protein MKVKITIVLILFSSFFFKNSLSAQTISKEELTYLTSDWQGERFPDGRPKIPDNVLERAKLIMIDDAWSVLKNEGYVNQFEGNWKSVNDLPMAGRAVTAMYLPSRPDLEKHIKDRGAKQGRKGNTNAWPIDILAKGDLYVADAFGKISGGGIMGATLANSIISKSGNGVVFDGAARDLQELRQIKGFNAVVRDFHPSYTEEMVLQGLNTPIRIGRAVVLPGDLVIVQPEGVLFVPAHLAEQVVSTSEFVIRKDKFGFEMVRTGKYSTGEIDSQWPDQIKADFLKWLEKHPELGKMTRPALDKVMSKRTW, from the coding sequence ATGAAAGTAAAGATTACAATTGTTTTAATCCTGTTCAGCAGCTTCTTTTTTAAAAATTCCTTATCCGCCCAAACCATTTCTAAAGAAGAGCTCACCTATCTTACTTCTGATTGGCAAGGCGAACGATTTCCGGACGGACGCCCAAAAATTCCGGATAATGTGCTGGAACGGGCCAAGCTTATTATGATTGATGATGCCTGGAGCGTTCTAAAAAACGAAGGCTACGTAAACCAGTTTGAAGGCAACTGGAAAAGCGTAAATGATCTGCCCATGGCGGGCCGGGCGGTAACGGCCATGTACTTGCCCAGCCGGCCCGATCTGGAAAAACACATTAAAGACCGGGGCGCCAAACAAGGCCGCAAGGGCAATACCAATGCCTGGCCTATTGATATACTCGCCAAAGGCGATTTATACGTGGCCGATGCTTTCGGGAAAATCAGCGGCGGCGGTATTATGGGCGCTACTTTGGCTAATTCGATTATCAGTAAATCGGGGAACGGTGTAGTTTTCGATGGCGCTGCCCGCGATTTGCAGGAACTTCGCCAGATTAAAGGATTTAACGCCGTCGTGCGCGATTTTCATCCTTCCTACACCGAAGAAATGGTTTTGCAAGGACTAAATACGCCCATCCGTATCGGCAGAGCGGTGGTATTGCCGGGCGATCTGGTAATTGTACAACCCGAAGGCGTGCTTTTTGTGCCAGCCCACCTGGCGGAGCAAGTAGTAAGTACCTCGGAGTTTGTGATCCGGAAAGATAAATTCGGTTTTGAAATGGTCCGTACCGGCAAATACAGCACCGGGGAAATCGATAGCCAATGGCCAGATCAAATAAAAGCTGATTTTTTAAAATGGCTCGAAAAACACCCGGAACTAGGCAAAATGACCCGCCCGGCACTGGATAAAGTAATGAGTAAAAGAACGTGGTAA
- a CDS encoding glycoside hydrolase family 43 protein encodes MKNTLLLFCFFTSLSMYPALAQTITQRVAAAKATYTNPLKVQFGDPYVLRTGGMYYMYGTGAGADKGFAAYSSTDLVNWKREGQVYFHNNKNGWSDPKASWDGAYWAPEVYEVKGKFYLFYSAQWKENPNKEVENFKIGVAVADKPTGPFVDLANKPVFDPGYPVIDANVFFDTNGKAYLYYSRAAYKHPVESEIADWAQKKGWYQEIEESWVYGVELKPDFSGVIGEPVLLLRPPVTLSDKQAEWESRSVTSKEVNRRWTEGSVTFKKGNTYYIMYSANYFGGQHYAVGYATSSSPLGPFKKAANNPVLQKNSAKGGTVTGTGHNSITYSPDGKEMFCVYHGRTTKTGDERVVFIDRMEVKDGILKVYGPTTTPQKLPSGVKIGSKK; translated from the coding sequence ATGAAAAATACGCTGCTCTTATTTTGCTTTTTCACCAGCCTATCTATGTACCCCGCGTTAGCCCAAACCATCACCCAGCGGGTTGCTGCCGCTAAAGCTACTTATACCAACCCTTTAAAGGTCCAATTCGGGGACCCTTACGTGCTGCGCACCGGCGGCATGTATTACATGTACGGCACCGGAGCGGGCGCCGACAAAGGGTTTGCAGCTTATTCTTCTACAGATTTAGTGAACTGGAAACGAGAAGGACAGGTCTACTTTCACAACAACAAAAACGGCTGGAGCGACCCGAAAGCCAGTTGGGACGGCGCCTACTGGGCACCGGAAGTATACGAGGTAAAAGGTAAGTTTTACCTGTTTTACAGCGCGCAATGGAAAGAAAACCCGAATAAAGAAGTAGAAAATTTTAAAATTGGCGTAGCCGTAGCCGATAAACCGACCGGCCCTTTCGTGGATCTGGCCAACAAACCGGTTTTTGACCCGGGTTATCCGGTAATTGATGCTAATGTGTTTTTTGATACCAATGGCAAGGCTTATTTATACTACTCGCGGGCAGCCTACAAGCACCCCGTAGAAAGCGAAATAGCCGATTGGGCCCAAAAAAAAGGCTGGTACCAAGAAATTGAAGAAAGCTGGGTGTACGGCGTGGAGTTAAAGCCCGACTTTTCCGGCGTGATTGGTGAACCCGTATTATTGCTGCGGCCACCCGTTACACTCAGCGATAAACAAGCCGAATGGGAAAGCCGATCGGTTACCAGCAAAGAAGTAAACCGCCGCTGGACCGAGGGCTCCGTTACGTTTAAAAAAGGCAACACGTATTACATCATGTATTCGGCCAATTATTTTGGCGGTCAGCATTATGCCGTGGGGTACGCCACGTCTAGCTCGCCTTTAGGTCCGTTTAAAAAAGCGGCTAATAACCCCGTATTGCAGAAGAATTCCGCTAAAGGTGGTACGGTAACCGGTACGGGACACAACAGCATCACTTACTCTCCGGATGGCAAAGAAATGTTCTGCGTGTATCACGGAAGAACCACCAAAACCGGCGACGAACGCGTCGTTTTCATCGATCGCATGGAAGTAAAAGATGGAATATTAAAAGTCTATGGCCCGACTACCACTCCGCAAAAACTTCCGTCGGGCGTAAAGATTGGGAGTAAAAAATAG
- a CDS encoding pyridoxamine 5'-phosphate oxidase family protein, with translation MNYSQLAFSDAVKELQQKFGSRHIYERVEKYHVVDGLTANKKKFIAEQDHFYLATIGENGYPYIQHRGGSKGIVKVLNDETLAFVDFSGNRQYISVGNIETNPQVALIMVSYPHRARLKVYAQAKVVSLTDEPELFAQIDPADYKHRPERILVLTVQAYDWNCPQHITPRYTAEELEPAFAAQRQRLADMEAKNEKLTAELEKLKKQPNDHDLLPSG, from the coding sequence ATGAACTACAGCCAATTAGCTTTTTCTGATGCTGTTAAAGAATTGCAGCAGAAATTCGGGAGCCGGCACATTTACGAGCGCGTGGAGAAATACCACGTGGTGGATGGCCTGACTGCGAATAAAAAGAAGTTTATTGCGGAACAGGATCATTTTTACCTGGCCACCATCGGCGAGAACGGCTACCCCTACATTCAGCACCGCGGCGGGTCCAAGGGCATTGTAAAAGTACTTAACGATGAAACCCTAGCTTTCGTGGATTTTTCGGGCAACCGGCAGTACATCTCCGTCGGCAACATCGAAACCAACCCCCAGGTGGCGCTCATTATGGTGTCGTACCCGCACCGGGCCCGCCTGAAAGTATACGCCCAGGCCAAAGTAGTATCCCTCACCGACGAGCCCGAACTGTTTGCCCAAATAGACCCCGCCGACTATAAACACCGGCCAGAGCGCATACTGGTACTAACCGTGCAGGCCTACGATTGGAACTGCCCGCAGCACATTACCCCGCGCTACACCGCCGAAGAACTGGAACCTGCCTTTGCAGCCCAACGCCAACGCCTCGCCGATATGGAAGCCAAAAACGAAAAACTAACCGCGGAATTGGAAAAATTAAAAAAGCAACCCAATGATCACGATCTATTACCCTCCGGATAA
- a CDS encoding ATP-dependent nuclease: protein MTYINNILYLVGPNGTGKTRALKTLSNQQTGIYISRHRPYQHGGIEYNETASNEIISNFKGYSEYNIEQLAMSLLRERSNLRFKIFAILSKKLGRDFYVEIIERSQNFKVTSGLNENFYEGVKIPRYDFVGESSGLKELLILLTIIHSELSDKYFIDEPEISLHPEAQRFLKNEIIKLAKEKQVKFWLATHSPIFFAPESIEELSQAIFFSTPHIAEGNKPDFTKLSSGQIVHLEKSLLRLDTEKWLLVHSKAVIFCEGFRDKAIFKKILEKVNIDLSEKDFSIVETGGKDDFSTLFLLCSAITKPCYFIGDLDNLIESKLIDKYNDNGLVNKEISSYATSIQDYISEKIRKPLGDIIDEILKLDEEKLKLDKQSVIKNNLNRIRLKSVNSKSLALEIIIKHDKYLKSLFTEKSIQAKISLVKSASENAINLLLKVGFFIHTTGSLETYYESNPFSPDDDKEKIRLFDAEWEAVKVNTKEQIEHRYKSVIDFIKSITKETFDSKKFVSNEVRKYLAKISVILLEDKPFNHEMLALNTKYQALKISDLLVLKELTWNDVNYELYGESVNGFLPKFKLKISSLSGINSPETIEFVGE from the coding sequence ATGACTTACATAAATAATATTTTATATTTAGTTGGCCCAAATGGAACAGGTAAAACTAGAGCTTTAAAAACTTTATCAAACCAACAAACAGGTATCTATATTTCTAGACATCGACCATACCAACATGGAGGAATTGAATATAATGAAACTGCGAGTAATGAAATAATTTCAAATTTCAAAGGATATTCGGAGTATAATATAGAGCAACTGGCAATGAGCCTTTTGCGAGAACGCAGTAATTTAAGATTTAAAATTTTCGCTATATTATCTAAGAAATTAGGTAGAGATTTTTATGTAGAAATTATTGAAAGAAGTCAAAACTTTAAAGTTACATCCGGTTTAAATGAAAATTTTTATGAGGGAGTAAAAATACCTAGATATGATTTTGTTGGAGAAAGTTCAGGGCTTAAGGAATTACTTATTCTTTTAACAATAATCCATTCTGAACTTTCAGATAAATACTTTATTGATGAACCTGAAATTTCTCTTCATCCTGAGGCACAACGTTTCTTGAAAAATGAAATCATAAAACTTGCAAAAGAAAAACAAGTAAAGTTTTGGTTAGCGACCCATTCTCCTATATTTTTTGCTCCTGAAAGTATTGAAGAGCTTTCACAAGCAATATTTTTCTCAACCCCTCATATAGCTGAAGGTAATAAACCTGATTTTACCAAGCTTTCATCCGGGCAAATCGTACATTTAGAGAAGAGCTTGTTAAGACTTGATACAGAAAAATGGTTACTTGTACATTCAAAGGCAGTAATATTTTGTGAAGGTTTTCGAGATAAAGCAATTTTTAAAAAAATACTTGAAAAAGTTAATATTGATTTAAGTGAGAAAGATTTTTCTATTGTCGAAACAGGGGGAAAAGATGATTTTTCTACATTATTTTTATTGTGTTCTGCTATCACTAAACCCTGTTACTTTATTGGGGATTTAGATAATCTTATAGAAAGTAAATTAATTGATAAGTATAATGATAATGGGTTGGTTAATAAAGAAATATCATCTTATGCTACCAGCATCCAAGATTATATTTCTGAGAAAATACGTAAGCCTTTAGGAGATATAATAGATGAAATTCTTAAATTAGATGAAGAGAAATTAAAGTTAGATAAACAGAGTGTTATTAAAAACAACTTAAACAGAATAAGATTAAAAAGTGTCAATTCTAAAAGTTTAGCTCTCGAGATTATTATCAAACATGATAAATATCTAAAATCGTTATTTACTGAAAAATCAATTCAGGCTAAGATTAGTTTGGTAAAAAGTGCATCTGAAAATGCAATTAATCTCTTATTAAAAGTTGGCTTTTTTATCCATACAACGGGTTCCTTAGAAACTTATTATGAATCAAATCCCTTTAGCCCAGATGACGACAAAGAAAAAATTCGATTATTTGATGCTGAATGGGAAGCTGTAAAAGTTAATACGAAGGAACAAATTGAACATAGATATAAATCAGTAATTGATTTTATTAAATCAATTACGAAAGAAACATTTGATAGCAAAAAATTTGTAAGCAATGAAGTTAGAAAATACCTTGCAAAGATTTCTGTTATACTATTAGAAGACAAACCTTTTAATCATGAGATGTTAGCATTAAATACTAAGTACCAAGCTCTTAAAATATCTGATTTATTAGTATTAAAGGAATTGACTTGGAATGATGTTAATTATGAATTATATGGTGAATCTGTTAACGGATTTTTACCTAAATTCAAATTGAAAATATCCTCTTTGTCAGGTATAAATTCTCCAGAGACTATTGAATTTGTTGGTGAATGA
- a CDS encoding helix-turn-helix transcriptional regulator, giving the protein MKKESLHEPFSLVFKTLDECPQMEHQHNFFELIFILSGTGVQCINQNKFTYGRNHMFLITPEDCHSFEIHTTTEFFFLRFNDIYIQQSGLHTDNIQRLEYILQNASHQPGCILKNQVDKTLVRPLVEAIFREYVNRDLYNQALIQQLINTLIVVVARNIAKYLPEQVHAGTDVKALDIINYIQNNIYFPEKTRAEMISQHFGISETYLGRFLKKHTGESLQQYLTNYRVKLIEARLQHSDKRLNEIADELGFTDESHLNKFFRKNRGLSPSAFRKAVAKPAPVKVAVVR; this is encoded by the coding sequence ATGAAGAAAGAAAGCCTGCACGAACCGTTTTCCCTTGTTTTTAAAACCCTGGACGAGTGCCCCCAAATGGAGCACCAACATAACTTCTTCGAATTAATTTTTATTTTGTCGGGTACGGGCGTGCAATGCATCAACCAGAATAAGTTTACTTACGGGCGCAACCATATGTTTCTGATTACGCCCGAGGATTGCCATTCGTTCGAGATACATACCACTACCGAATTTTTCTTTTTGCGGTTCAACGATATTTACATTCAGCAAAGCGGCCTGCACACCGACAACATTCAGCGACTGGAGTATATTTTACAAAACGCCAGCCACCAGCCGGGCTGTATTTTAAAAAACCAGGTCGATAAAACGTTGGTGCGGCCCTTGGTGGAAGCCATTTTCCGGGAATACGTAAACCGCGATTTGTACAACCAGGCATTAATTCAGCAGTTAATCAATACCCTGATTGTGGTGGTAGCCCGCAATATTGCCAAATACTTACCCGAACAAGTGCACGCCGGTACCGACGTAAAAGCCCTGGATATTATCAACTACATCCAGAACAATATTTACTTTCCCGAGAAAACGCGCGCCGAAATGATTAGTCAGCATTTTGGCATTTCGGAAACTTACCTGGGCCGATTTTTAAAAAAACATACCGGCGAGAGCCTGCAGCAATACCTTACGAATTACCGGGTTAAGTTAATTGAAGCACGTTTGCAGCACAGCGATAAACGCCTGAACGAAATTGCCGATGAACTGGGCTTTACCGACGAAAGCCACTTAAACAAATTTTTCCGGAAAAATCGCGGCTTAAGCCCTTCGGCATTTCGCAAAGCAGTGGCGAAGCCCGCCCCGGTTAAAGTTGCGGTGGTGCGTTAA